The Micromonospora sp. WMMD961 genome has a segment encoding these proteins:
- a CDS encoding IclR family transcriptional regulator — MSGVGVLDKAVVILAACVDGASLAELVERTKLPRATAHRLAQALEIHRMLVRDTQGRWRPGPRLGELANAAPDVLLTAAEPLLAALRDATGESAQLYLRRADERICVAAAERASGLRDTVPVGSVLPMTAGSAAQILLAWEPPEAVMPLLPRSKFTGRTLAEVRRRGWAQSVAEREAGVASVSAPIRDRTGRVIASVSISGPIERLGRRPGERHAMAVVRAGQRLSGL; from the coding sequence ATGAGCGGTGTCGGCGTTCTCGACAAGGCGGTGGTCATCCTGGCCGCCTGCGTGGACGGCGCCAGCCTGGCCGAACTCGTTGAACGCACCAAGCTGCCCCGAGCCACCGCGCACCGGCTGGCGCAGGCACTGGAGATCCATCGGATGCTGGTGCGCGACACCCAGGGCCGATGGCGACCGGGCCCCCGTCTGGGCGAGCTGGCGAACGCGGCGCCGGACGTCCTGCTGACCGCCGCCGAGCCGTTGCTCGCCGCGCTGCGCGACGCCACCGGTGAGAGCGCCCAGCTCTATCTCCGCCGCGCCGACGAGCGGATCTGCGTGGCGGCGGCGGAGCGGGCCAGCGGCCTGCGGGACACGGTTCCGGTCGGTTCGGTGCTGCCGATGACGGCCGGCTCCGCGGCCCAGATCCTGCTCGCCTGGGAGCCGCCGGAGGCGGTGATGCCACTGCTGCCGCGCAGCAAGTTCACCGGGCGGACCCTCGCCGAGGTACGCCGCCGCGGCTGGGCGCAGAGCGTCGCCGAGCGGGAGGCCGGTGTGGCGAGCGTCTCCGCCCCGATCCGCGACCGCACCGGCCGGGTCATCGCCTCGGTCAGCATCTCCGGCCCGATCGAACGCCTGGGCCGCCGCCCCGGCGAACGCCACGCCATGGCCGTGGTGAGAGCCGGCCAACGCCTGTCCGGCCTCTGA
- a CDS encoding aldo/keto reductase yields the protein MNTRTLGATGPTVSALGLGLMGMSDLYGASDEAESIATIHAALDAGITLLDTGDFYGMGHNEMLLRDALRGRNRDNAVISVKFGALRDIEGGWNGTDLRPAAIKNFLAYTLRRLGTDHVDIYRPARLTPDVPVEDVMGTLADLVKAGDVRHIGLSEVSAETLRRAHAVHPVADLQLEYSLISRDPEAEILPTARESGIGVTAYGVLSRGLISGHWSPQRQTGVTDFRSHLPRFAGANLDHNLALVDALRTVAEARGVTVAQIAIAWVLSRGENIVPLVGARRRERLTEALGAAAFTLTEADLAAIEAAVPSGAAAGSRYGEAQMALLDSERA from the coding sequence ATGAACACCCGCACCCTCGGCGCCACCGGCCCGACCGTCTCCGCACTCGGCCTCGGTCTGATGGGCATGTCCGACCTCTACGGTGCCAGCGACGAGGCCGAAAGCATCGCCACCATCCACGCCGCGCTCGACGCCGGCATCACGTTGCTCGACACCGGCGACTTCTACGGGATGGGCCACAACGAGATGCTGCTGCGCGACGCGCTGCGTGGCCGCAACCGCGACAACGCGGTGATCAGCGTCAAGTTCGGTGCACTACGCGACATCGAGGGCGGCTGGAACGGCACCGACCTCCGACCCGCCGCGATCAAGAACTTCCTGGCCTACACCCTGCGCCGGCTCGGCACCGACCACGTCGACATCTACCGCCCGGCCCGGCTGACGCCGGACGTGCCGGTCGAGGACGTCATGGGCACCCTGGCCGACCTGGTCAAGGCCGGTGACGTCCGGCACATCGGCCTGTCCGAGGTGAGCGCGGAGACACTGCGCCGCGCGCACGCCGTGCACCCCGTCGCCGACCTCCAACTCGAATACTCGCTGATCTCCCGCGACCCCGAGGCGGAGATCCTGCCCACCGCCCGCGAGTCGGGCATCGGCGTCACCGCGTACGGGGTGCTGTCCCGGGGCCTGATCAGCGGCCACTGGTCGCCGCAGCGCCAGACCGGCGTCACCGACTTCCGCAGCCACCTGCCCCGGTTCGCCGGCGCGAACCTGGACCACAACCTCGCCCTGGTGGACGCGCTGCGCACCGTCGCCGAGGCTCGTGGCGTCACCGTGGCCCAGATCGCCATCGCCTGGGTGCTGTCCCGGGGCGAGAACATCGTGCCGCTGGTCGGTGCCCGCCGCCGGGAGCGACTGACCGAGGCGCTCGGCGCGGCGGCGTTCACCCTGACCGAGGCCGACCTCGCCGCGATCGAGGCCGCCGTCCCGTCCGGCGCGGCGGCCGGCTCCCGGTACGGCGAGGCGCAGATGGCGCTCCTGGACAGCGAGCGGGCATGA
- a CDS encoding HU family DNA-binding protein yields the protein MNKAELIEALAVRLGDRKMATAALDAVLTEVQAAVTKGEKVAITGFGAFEKRVRGARTARNPRTGEAVKVKKTSVPTFRPGAGFKEMVASGKVPKATVAAKKTATSTATAKAAGTKATGTKAATAKAAGTKATTAKAASKKTAPAKASKTATATKTAASKKTAPAKASKSTTATKTAASKKTAAAKKTTAASKSTAAKKTTAAASKSTAAKKAPAKKAPAKKAASKR from the coding sequence GTGAACAAGGCCGAGCTCATCGAGGCGCTCGCCGTTCGCCTGGGGGACCGGAAGATGGCGACGGCCGCGCTCGACGCGGTCCTCACCGAGGTCCAGGCGGCGGTCACCAAGGGCGAGAAGGTGGCGATCACCGGATTCGGAGCATTCGAAAAGCGTGTGCGTGGCGCACGAACAGCGCGCAACCCGCGTACCGGCGAGGCGGTGAAGGTCAAGAAGACGTCAGTCCCGACCTTCCGCCCCGGCGCCGGGTTCAAGGAGATGGTGGCCAGCGGCAAGGTGCCGAAGGCCACGGTGGCGGCGAAGAAGACCGCCACCAGCACCGCCACGGCCAAGGCGGCGGGCACGAAGGCGACCGGCACCAAGGCGGCCACCGCCAAGGCGGCGGGCACCAAGGCGACCACGGCGAAGGCGGCCAGCAAGAAGACCGCCCCGGCCAAGGCGAGCAAGACCGCCACGGCGACCAAGACGGCCGCCAGCAAGAAGACCGCCCCGGCCAAGGCGAGCAAGAGCACCACGGCGACCAAGACGGCCGCCAGCAAGAAGACCGCCGCGGCGAAGAAGACCACCGCGGCTTCCAAGTCGACCGCGGCGAAGAAGACCACCGCGGCGGCGAGCAAGAGCACGGCGGCAAAGAAGGCGCCGGCGAAGAAGGCTCCGGCCAAGAAGGCGGCCAGCAAGCGCTGA
- a CDS encoding TetR family transcriptional regulator → MSDATALTADRILDTAEEVLRRYGPAKATVLDVARALSVSHGSVYRHFASKAALREAVAERWLARVSTPLIGVATGSGPAPERLRRWLAELSGTKRRMAREDPELFDNFHQLATLSEGAVATHLEVLAGQLSVIVADGVTAGEFTVPDPAVAGRAILQATARFHHPAHRTEWDESGLDDDLAAVVDLLIDGLRTRSTS, encoded by the coding sequence ATGAGCGACGCCACCGCCCTGACGGCCGACCGGATCCTCGACACCGCCGAGGAGGTGCTGCGCCGGTACGGGCCGGCCAAGGCCACCGTGCTGGACGTCGCCCGCGCGCTGAGCGTCAGCCACGGCAGCGTCTACCGGCATTTCGCCAGCAAGGCCGCTCTCCGGGAGGCGGTCGCCGAGCGGTGGCTGGCCCGGGTGTCCACCCCGCTGATCGGGGTGGCCACCGGTTCCGGGCCCGCGCCGGAGCGGCTACGCCGCTGGCTGGCGGAGCTGAGCGGCACGAAGCGCCGGATGGCCCGGGAGGACCCGGAGCTGTTCGACAACTTCCACCAACTCGCCACCCTCTCCGAAGGGGCGGTCGCCACCCACCTCGAGGTCCTCGCCGGTCAGCTCAGCGTGATCGTGGCGGACGGGGTGACGGCGGGAGAGTTCACCGTGCCCGACCCGGCGGTGGCCGGCCGGGCGATCCTGCAGGCCACCGCCCGCTTCCACCACCCGGCCCACCGCACCGAGTGGGACGAGTCGGGGCTCGACGACGACCTGGCGGCGGTCGTGGACCTGCTCATCGACGGCCTGCGTACCCGTTCGACGAGCTGA
- a CDS encoding 3-methyladenine DNA glycosylase, whose amino-acid sequence MTAALAPAVLDAAQWQARRRAHEERVDVWLTPHLARRRRGERHPVADFLFTYYSHRPAQLRRWHPGAGVELHDADPAEFGRDYRATAAGVTLDTAAVRARRGESITWIRSLLTATSGRSPHLGCFGMHEWAMVYRQTQAELRHNAWPLRLTPQRTAAVVEERGVRCSHFDAFRFFTPPARPLNVLAPTRETQHALEQPGCLHANMDLYKWAYKLSPLVDSELVADAFELATEIRTLDMRASPYDLAALGYPPVRVETPEGRAEYAAAQRAFADRGAVLRERLLTAVPA is encoded by the coding sequence GTGACCGCCGCCCTAGCCCCTGCCGTGCTCGACGCTGCGCAGTGGCAGGCCCGTCGGCGAGCCCACGAGGAACGCGTGGACGTCTGGCTGACGCCGCACCTGGCCCGCCGGCGGCGCGGTGAACGGCATCCGGTGGCCGACTTCCTGTTCACCTACTACTCGCACCGCCCGGCCCAGCTGCGTCGCTGGCATCCGGGGGCGGGGGTCGAGCTGCACGACGCCGACCCGGCCGAGTTCGGCCGGGACTACCGCGCCACCGCCGCCGGGGTCACCCTCGACACCGCTGCGGTACGCGCACGGCGCGGCGAGTCGATCACCTGGATCCGCTCCCTGTTGACGGCCACCAGCGGGCGGTCGCCACACCTCGGCTGCTTCGGGATGCACGAGTGGGCGATGGTCTACCGGCAGACCCAGGCGGAGCTGCGGCACAACGCCTGGCCGCTGCGACTGACCCCGCAGCGGACCGCCGCGGTCGTCGAGGAGCGGGGCGTGCGGTGCAGCCACTTCGACGCGTTCCGGTTCTTCACACCGCCGGCCCGCCCGCTGAACGTGCTCGCGCCGACCCGGGAGACGCAGCACGCCCTCGAACAACCGGGGTGCCTGCACGCCAACATGGATCTGTACAAGTGGGCGTACAAGCTGTCCCCGCTGGTCGACTCGGAGCTGGTGGCCGACGCGTTCGAGCTGGCCACGGAGATCCGCACACTGGACATGCGGGCCAGCCCGTACGACCTGGCGGCGCTCGGCTACCCGCCGGTGCGGGTGGAGACCCCGGAGGGTCGGGCCGAGTACGCGGCGGCACAACGTGCCTTCGCCGACCGGGGCGCCGTTCTGCGCGAGCGGCTGCTCACCGCCGTCCCGGCCTGA
- a CDS encoding fumarylacetoacetate hydrolase family protein, with amino-acid sequence MRIARFAHAKGMSFGAVEGEPEAGPQGLTIAEIEGHPFGNLSFSGARWALSDVRLLSPILPSKVVCVGRNYADHAAELGNDVPKEPLLFLKPSTSVIGPRDAIRLPIFSKQVEHEAELAVVIGAPGARRADRAAAERAIFGYTCANDVTARDLQRSDGQWTRAKGFDSFCPIGPWITTGLDVSDLEIRCEVGRNPEEMEVRQLGRTKDMVFDVPGLVSYISHVMTLLPGDVVLTGTPAGVSPLVEGDTVTVRIEGIGELTNPVVPVA; translated from the coding sequence GTGCGTATCGCTCGTTTCGCCCATGCCAAGGGAATGTCGTTCGGTGCCGTCGAAGGCGAACCGGAGGCCGGGCCGCAGGGCCTGACCATCGCCGAGATCGAGGGCCACCCGTTCGGCAATCTGTCCTTCAGTGGGGCCCGTTGGGCCCTCTCCGACGTTCGGCTGCTCTCGCCGATCCTGCCCAGCAAGGTCGTCTGCGTCGGCCGCAACTACGCCGACCACGCCGCCGAACTCGGCAACGACGTGCCCAAGGAGCCGCTGCTCTTCCTCAAGCCGTCCACCTCGGTGATCGGCCCCCGGGACGCCATCCGACTGCCGATCTTCTCCAAGCAGGTCGAGCACGAGGCGGAACTCGCGGTCGTGATCGGGGCTCCGGGCGCGCGCCGCGCGGACCGGGCCGCCGCCGAACGTGCGATCTTCGGCTACACCTGCGCCAACGACGTCACCGCGCGCGACCTCCAGCGTTCGGACGGGCAGTGGACCCGGGCCAAGGGCTTCGACTCGTTCTGCCCGATCGGTCCGTGGATCACCACCGGTCTGGACGTCTCCGACCTGGAGATCAGGTGTGAGGTGGGTCGCAACCCGGAGGAGATGGAGGTGCGCCAGCTCGGCCGGACGAAGGACATGGTCTTCGACGTACCGGGCCTGGTGTCGTACATCTCGCACGTGATGACCCTGCTGCCCGGCGATGTCGTTCTCACCGGCACTCCGGCCGGGGTTAGCCCGCTCGTCGAGGGGGATACGGTCACCGTGCGGATCGAGGGCATCGGCGAGCTCACCAACCCGGTGGTCCCCGTCGCCTGA
- a CDS encoding endonuclease/exonuclease/phosphatase family protein yields the protein MRYRQLTTGTLALGVILLVDVLRVWLPGIITIFGQAASTPAELMGAFALGWFVLALGAPAVVRRVGARPVTVVAAVVLALARLTLTAAPGGRTQLWLATAGLLAGLVWLVGVATDTDRPVPGLALGFAVNAALHAVWDTVDLVWRGDWVAWLLSSVAVLLFVLGTAQPGTRAGGGGARAWLLAGPALLLAGMVALSPALARTGMSYLVARDGVAGSPLLGLAPVPVAVAVFLFAATTRPPRGWSRAYGPVALLVGAVLFALDRGDLLLPAMLLAAVGLGACLALTDDADGPAPTAVTVPASTEADTTSVDNADDISAMAARRGYAVATGMLVFALGAVGYYSAYDLGYPNAAVPVVVAGLVAVVAFTARPVMQWLPGPFPPLRAATAVTALALLAPVLADEVPVASNRDGPPERLTVVAYNIRMGFGLDGRFDLRGLTEAVDRQRPDVVLLSEVDRAWLLNGGHDTLDVLADRLGMPYVFGPAADPVWGDAVLSRWPMDDARSLPLPAVGAPTGAQALAVTLDLGDGVRTAVVSTHLQPPPGQGPVVQARAVADFATRYAAGRPLVVAGDLNTEPGDEAFGQFTAAGLVDALAAARPLATSPADDPREQIDHIFVSAGLTPSDPVAPRSTASDHLPVAVTLTLPPR from the coding sequence GTGCGCTATCGCCAGCTCACCACCGGGACGCTCGCGCTGGGCGTCATCCTCCTCGTCGACGTGCTGCGGGTCTGGCTGCCCGGCATCATCACCATCTTCGGCCAGGCGGCGTCCACCCCGGCCGAGTTGATGGGAGCGTTCGCCCTCGGCTGGTTCGTGCTCGCGCTGGGCGCACCCGCGGTGGTCCGTCGGGTCGGCGCCCGCCCGGTCACGGTTGTCGCCGCCGTCGTGCTCGCCCTCGCCCGGCTCACACTCACCGCCGCGCCGGGCGGGCGTACGCAACTCTGGTTGGCCACCGCTGGACTGCTCGCCGGGCTGGTCTGGCTGGTCGGCGTCGCCACCGACACCGACCGCCCGGTTCCGGGACTGGCGTTGGGTTTCGCGGTCAACGCGGCCCTGCACGCCGTGTGGGACACCGTCGACCTGGTCTGGCGGGGCGACTGGGTGGCCTGGCTGCTCAGTTCCGTCGCGGTGCTGCTGTTCGTGCTCGGCACGGCCCAGCCCGGTACCCGTGCCGGTGGCGGTGGCGCGCGGGCCTGGCTGCTGGCCGGGCCGGCGCTGCTGCTGGCCGGAATGGTGGCGCTCTCTCCGGCGCTGGCCCGGACCGGGATGTCGTACCTGGTCGCCAGGGACGGTGTGGCGGGTTCGCCGTTGCTCGGCCTGGCACCGGTGCCGGTGGCGGTCGCCGTGTTCCTGTTTGCCGCGACGACCCGGCCGCCCCGAGGGTGGAGCCGCGCATACGGGCCGGTGGCGTTGCTGGTGGGCGCGGTGCTGTTCGCCCTCGACCGGGGCGACCTGCTTCTTCCGGCCATGCTGCTCGCCGCTGTCGGTCTCGGCGCCTGCCTCGCCCTGACCGACGACGCCGACGGCCCGGCCCCGACGGCAGTGACCGTGCCGGCGAGCACGGAGGCCGACACCACGAGCGTCGACAACGCCGACGACATCAGCGCGATGGCTGCCCGCCGGGGGTACGCGGTGGCCACCGGCATGCTGGTCTTCGCGCTGGGGGCGGTCGGCTACTACTCCGCCTACGACCTCGGATACCCCAACGCGGCGGTGCCGGTGGTGGTGGCCGGTCTGGTCGCCGTCGTGGCGTTCACCGCCCGGCCCGTCATGCAGTGGCTCCCCGGGCCGTTTCCGCCGCTACGGGCCGCCACGGCGGTCACCGCGCTGGCGCTGCTGGCACCGGTGCTCGCCGACGAGGTCCCGGTGGCCAGCAACCGGGACGGTCCACCGGAGCGGCTGACCGTGGTGGCGTACAACATCCGGATGGGCTTCGGGCTGGACGGTCGGTTCGACCTGCGCGGGCTCACCGAGGCGGTCGACCGGCAACGCCCCGACGTGGTGCTGCTCAGCGAGGTGGACCGCGCCTGGCTGCTCAACGGTGGGCACGACACCCTTGACGTGTTGGCCGACCGGCTCGGCATGCCGTACGTCTTCGGGCCGGCCGCCGACCCGGTCTGGGGTGACGCCGTGCTCAGCCGTTGGCCGATGGACGATGCGCGGAGTCTCCCGCTGCCGGCCGTCGGTGCGCCCACCGGGGCGCAGGCCCTCGCCGTCACGCTGGACCTGGGCGACGGTGTTCGTACCGCGGTGGTCAGCACCCACCTGCAACCGCCACCCGGGCAGGGCCCGGTGGTCCAGGCCCGCGCGGTCGCCGACTTCGCCACCCGGTACGCCGCCGGGCGGCCGTTGGTGGTGGCGGGCGACCTGAACACCGAGCCGGGCGACGAGGCGTTCGGGCAGTTCACGGCCGCCGGTCTGGTCGACGCGTTGGCTGCCGCCCGACCGCTGGCGACCAGCCCCGCCGACGACCCGCGCGAACAGATCGACCACATCTTCGTCTCGGCCGGTCTGACGCCCAGCGACCCGGTCGCGCCCCGCAGCACGGCCAGCGACCACCTGCCGGTCGCGGTGACACTGACCCTCCCGCCCCGCTGA
- the leuC gene encoding 3-isopropylmalate dehydratase large subunit — MVGVTPEPRTLAEKVWDAHVVRSAAGEPDLLFIDLHLLHEVTSPQAFDGLRLAGRRVRRTDLTLATEDHNTPTGYADPAFRLRRGDLLTIADPTSRTQIETLRRNCAEFGVRLHPLGDDNQGIVHVIGPQLGVTQPGMTIVCGDSHTATHGAFGALAFGIGTSEVEHVLATQTLPQGRPKTMAVNVTGRLAPGVTAKDLVLALITQVGTGGGRGHIVEYRGEAIQALSMEGRMTIANMSIEWGAKAGMIAPDETTFAYLKGRPNAPQGADWDAALAWWRTLPTDDGARFDAEVTLDASRVTPFVTWGTNPGQGAPLSAPVPDPEEFTTDSERAAARRALEYMDLRPGTPLRELPIDVVFVGSCTNGRLEDLRAAADVLRGHRVADGVRMLVVPGSAAVREAAEAEGLDKVFADAGAEWRFAGCSMCLGMNPDTLKPGERSASTSNRNFEGRQGRGGRTHLVSPPVAAATAVAGRLAAPADL; from the coding sequence ATGGTGGGAGTCACTCCTGAGCCGAGGACCCTGGCCGAGAAGGTCTGGGACGCGCACGTCGTACGGTCCGCCGCCGGTGAGCCGGACCTGCTCTTCATCGACCTGCACCTGCTGCACGAGGTGACCAGCCCGCAGGCGTTCGACGGGCTGCGGCTCGCCGGGCGCCGGGTGCGTCGTACCGACCTGACCCTCGCGACCGAGGACCACAACACCCCGACCGGGTACGCCGACCCGGCGTTCCGCCTCCGCCGAGGTGACCTGCTCACCATCGCGGACCCCACGTCGCGTACGCAGATTGAGACGCTGCGCCGTAACTGCGCCGAGTTCGGGGTGCGGCTGCACCCGCTCGGTGACGACAACCAGGGCATCGTGCACGTGATCGGCCCGCAGCTCGGTGTCACCCAGCCGGGCATGACGATCGTCTGCGGCGACTCGCACACCGCCACCCACGGAGCTTTCGGCGCGCTCGCCTTCGGCATCGGCACCAGCGAGGTGGAGCACGTGCTGGCCACCCAGACGCTGCCGCAGGGCCGGCCGAAGACGATGGCCGTGAACGTCACCGGCCGCCTCGCCCCCGGCGTCACCGCCAAGGACCTGGTGCTCGCGCTGATCACCCAGGTCGGCACCGGCGGGGGGCGCGGGCACATCGTCGAGTATCGCGGCGAGGCGATCCAGGCCCTCTCCATGGAGGGGCGGATGACCATCGCCAACATGTCCATCGAGTGGGGCGCCAAGGCCGGCATGATCGCGCCGGACGAGACCACCTTCGCGTACCTCAAGGGTCGACCGAACGCGCCCCAGGGCGCCGACTGGGACGCGGCGCTGGCGTGGTGGCGGACGCTACCCACCGACGATGGCGCGCGCTTCGACGCCGAGGTGACCCTGGACGCCAGCCGGGTCACCCCGTTCGTCACCTGGGGCACCAACCCCGGTCAGGGCGCACCGTTGAGCGCGCCGGTGCCGGACCCGGAGGAGTTCACCACCGACTCGGAGCGCGCCGCCGCGCGCCGCGCCCTGGAATACATGGACCTGCGCCCCGGCACCCCGCTGCGGGAGCTGCCGATCGACGTGGTCTTCGTGGGCTCCTGCACGAACGGGCGTCTGGAGGACCTGCGGGCCGCCGCCGACGTGCTTCGCGGTCACCGGGTCGCCGACGGCGTCCGGATGCTCGTGGTGCCCGGTTCCGCCGCCGTGCGGGAGGCCGCCGAGGCCGAAGGGCTGGACAAGGTCTTCGCCGACGCCGGCGCGGAGTGGCGGTTCGCCGGCTGCTCGATGTGTCTGGGGATGAACCCCGACACGCTGAAGCCGGGCGAGCGGTCCGCCTCCACCTCGAACCGCAACTTCGAGGGCCGTCAGGGCCGGGGTGGGCGTACCCACCTGGTTTCCCCGCCGGTCGCCGCCGCCACCGCCGTGGCCGGCCGGCTGGCCGCTCCCGCCGACCTGTAG
- a CDS encoding NUDIX hydrolase, with product MAAVTGIRAAGGVAWRPTADGVHVCVVHRPRYGDWTLPKGKLEPGEHALAAAVREVAEEADVRGVPQVRLPSVRYRSEGQPKLVDYWSMRAVADGGFQPGTEVDDIRWLPVDDAIRLVSYPHDTEVLAAFAALPSVTATVALVRHAHAGKRATWSGPDVGRPLDAEGWAQANALGGLVALIRPSRLVSASPRRCVQTLDPAAALLDLPIEVCGDLDEPRPGQQDDEQILATAARLLELADAGGQAAVCSQGKVLPGALEQLTGRTDEDFSTPKGGGWLLAFTAGRLLATDRL from the coding sequence GTGGCTGCCGTGACCGGCATCCGCGCGGCGGGCGGGGTGGCCTGGCGGCCGACCGCCGACGGCGTACACGTCTGCGTGGTGCACCGCCCCCGCTACGGCGACTGGACGCTGCCGAAGGGCAAGCTGGAACCGGGCGAGCACGCGCTGGCGGCGGCGGTCCGCGAGGTGGCCGAGGAGGCCGACGTGCGGGGCGTGCCGCAGGTCCGGCTGCCGTCGGTGCGCTACCGCAGCGAGGGGCAGCCCAAGCTGGTCGACTACTGGTCGATGCGGGCGGTCGCCGACGGGGGTTTCCAGCCGGGCACCGAGGTGGACGACATCCGTTGGCTGCCGGTGGACGACGCGATCCGGTTGGTCAGCTACCCCCACGACACCGAGGTGCTGGCGGCGTTCGCGGCGCTGCCGTCGGTGACCGCGACCGTCGCGCTGGTCCGGCACGCGCACGCCGGTAAGCGGGCCACCTGGTCCGGCCCGGACGTCGGACGGCCGCTGGACGCCGAGGGATGGGCGCAGGCGAACGCGCTGGGCGGGCTGGTGGCCCTGATCCGGCCGTCCCGGCTGGTGTCGGCGTCACCGCGACGGTGTGTGCAGACGCTGGACCCGGCCGCCGCGCTGCTCGACCTGCCGATCGAGGTCTGCGGCGACCTGGACGAGCCGCGGCCCGGTCAGCAGGACGACGAGCAGATCCTGGCCACCGCCGCCCGTCTGCTGGAGCTGGCCGACGCCGGTGGACAGGCGGCGGTGTGCAGCCAGGGCAAGGTGCTGCCGGGCGCCCTGGAGCAGCTGACCGGGCGCACCGACGAGGACTTCAGCACGCCCAAGGGCGGCGGTTGGTTGCTCGCCTTCACCGCCGGCCGACTGTTGGCCACCGACCGCCTGTAG
- the leuD gene encoding 3-isopropylmalate dehydratase small subunit, with protein sequence MDKFTTHTGTAVPLRRSNVDTDQIIPAVYLKRVTRTGFADGLFSAWREDPAFVLNDDSYSGASILIAGPEFGTGSSREHAVWALRDWGFRAVVAPRFGDIFRGNALKEGLLPVELELKAVEELWDLVESDPTTPVTVDLTARQLRAGEASWSFPLDDFSRWRLLEGLDDIGLTLRHAADIDSYEARRLPFLPSVA encoded by the coding sequence ATGGACAAGTTCACCACCCACACCGGCACCGCCGTGCCGCTGCGCCGGTCCAACGTGGATACCGACCAGATCATCCCCGCCGTGTACCTCAAGCGGGTGACCCGGACGGGCTTCGCCGACGGGCTGTTCAGCGCCTGGCGGGAAGACCCGGCATTCGTGCTCAACGATGACAGCTATTCCGGGGCGTCGATCCTCATCGCCGGCCCGGAGTTCGGCACCGGCTCCTCCCGGGAACACGCGGTCTGGGCGCTGCGGGACTGGGGCTTCCGGGCGGTGGTGGCGCCGCGCTTCGGCGACATCTTCCGGGGCAACGCCCTCAAGGAAGGTCTGTTGCCGGTCGAGTTGGAATTGAAAGCCGTCGAAGAGCTGTGGGACCTGGTCGAGTCGGACCCGACCACTCCGGTGACCGTCGACCTGACCGCCCGGCAGCTCCGGGCGGGGGAGGCCAGCTGGTCGTTCCCGCTGGACGACTTCAGCCGGTGGCGCCTGCTGGAAGGCCTCGATGACATTGGACTAACCCTCCGCCACGCCGCCGACATCGACTCGTACGAGGCGCGCCGGCTGCCGTTCCTGCCCTCCGTGGCATAG